The following DNA comes from Panulirus ornatus isolate Po-2019 chromosome 59, ASM3632096v1, whole genome shotgun sequence.
ACTAAATTGACAGATTAATATTGTCAACATATTATTTCAAGAATCACTGATATAGGATTTTATAAAGTGACATATTATAAAACCATAAATTAATTTTTAACTAAATATCTAAATAACACGAATCATAACTCAGGTTTTCTGTTTCCAAGTTATTACTGCAGACTACGGGCATATGTAAAATTACACAAACATACTAGCAGATTTTCTCAAGCTATATTACTATTTTGTAACTATTACAAATAGTTTCCATAAGATTTACATCATTTTGGTAAAACCATAGCTAAACAATCCTACTATTTACTCCTGACATTTTAGAAAACTACAGTAACCACGCTTAAAAGTAGGTAAGGTTCAGATGATGACAACTGAATACCTAATAATCTGGGTTTCCTTTTGTTATGTATTGCAAGTTTAAGCCTAATAAAGAAAAATGTAGATAACTCCATATTTCATCAGATTTCCTCTTGTCTGCTTAATTAGTGACAGGGAATCAATTTACGGCTGTGTAAAATTCCCAAAATCCTGCCAAGAAGTGTCATTGTCATTAAACTGCTTCAAAAGTGTCTATTTTGTCTCAGGTAGCTAGTTTAATTTCATTAGTCCGGTACTGTACCATATTATTACTGATCAATTATATTGGTCCATTAATATATATCTGATTATGCTACGGGGAGTTTTAAGCTCATGTTGCGCAGTCACAATTTTAAATAGATATACCAAATCTTTCCTCGTATGTATTTATGCATACACGCATCCAAACCAGAGATAGATACTAATCTACCGACCAGCTCCAAGAAGACGAACACCTGccttgggtgtaggccgactggcAAGCTCATAAGTAGAAACCACTCTGGTCCGCCAATGATTATGTGATGCTTCTTATATTTACAGAGAAATGAATAAGTTCGTTGCTTATTCAGATCCCGAGAATGAACAAGATCACGGCACACTACAAATATCATTTTTCGGCTAGAGGTTCAATGAGACCTAAAATAAAGAAGTCAAAGTCAACAGCGTGATCCTCATTTTCAATGAGTTTAAAATTAGCAGAATTTTCCTGGACGTACCTAACAGCTCGTTTGTTATTCTAATGCTTAGACTGCGGCCAGTTTGAccaatatatacatcatatatatatatatatatatatatatatatatatatatatatatatatatatataatatatatatatattcgcataaTTACCAAactgcgtcctagctacgtcttttctttgtataccaactgacttatatttctctcttgtgaaaTATAAGACAAGAtatgattattactcgaaagtgcacttgggaactaatcgtgtttcatttttccccgaaGACtcaggaataaataaataaataaataaatatatatatatatatatatatatatatatatatatatatatatatatataattattccaTGAACTCTTCCTGAAAGAGTcgtagtgttacccaggaccccttttccaaaagctcctgcagcttcaaggaagCGCTGCACTCCTAAAAGGGACGGGATGGACCCCTTGGAAGACAAGTTTTCTGGTGAGACTATACCCTATTGCATGTGACGTTGGGATAGTGTTGCCAaagtgactcttcactcgcggtgtaaccttaagcaggtAGTCTGGTAACAATGtaacaattaatatatatatatatatatatatatatatatatatatatatatatatatatatatatatatatatatatatatatttcttttttacaatcCAGTATccgccaaaaaaaaggaaaaaagatcatGGGTCATCAGGTCTCCTTGTCTCTGTTCTTTAATATCCATCTACTGTAAGGGAAACATGATGGACACGTAAAGACATGAATTTCATATTTTCCTGTTCTCTAAAACATAAATAGATTTCTCATTCATTAAAGTTTTACAATCGCCACTGAGTGAATAGAACCTGTGAAGAAGTCAAGATACAATTCTGCAGTCAAATCACTTCCATTTTCTCAAGTTTAACAGGTATGCAGCAAATCTAGTAAGTTACCGTAGATTTTGAGTACTTTTATCTAAGTTCCTGTCGTTTATAGGACATAATGAATTTTGAATCCTGTTTGGCTGTGTACATAACCTTGAATACCTCAAGAAGCAACTGAGACAAAACGATTAAAATTAAATATATGCTACAAATTCCTCAACATCAAACATCGTATTCCAGAAGATCTGTACAAACTACAATTGCAAAACTTGGCTCGGAGCCATAATTTAAAGCTCTACCAGAAAAACTTTCCTTTTTACTCATATTACAGACTTTAGATTTTTAAATAACTGGTCCACAAAGTGACTAGCGGTTTCCTCAGCGACGATGTGAGCAGAGTAACACAGGCAGTAGATGAAGCGCCCACGGAAAGTATGGAACATGTGCACCCAACAATCTTTCCAGTTACCTGTAGCTCGCACCAAGTGTGTCAGCCTCACGTGTTTCCCATCAGTCGGCACCAACCAGTCAGCGTTCCTCAAGTTAGCAGTTGCATACTCGTGCTCAGGTACTAGTTCCTCAGAGAAGGTTTCTTCAAGAGCATCGCCTATGAGCTTCCACAGGATATAAAAAAATTCTACGGGAGACTTTTCATTGATACTTTTGTGAAGGCTCTGGTGGACAGTTCTGGCGTATTCCCAGAAATTGTCCCGCCAATTTGCAACGGTCTTGACATTATTAGGGAACATAGAGATATGACAGCCAAGGGCCCGTGACGTGTCCCCAGGCCAATACCGACGCATGTTTATTGAGTGTGTTTCCTTGATGTGATAAGCTTCCTGCTTCATGCCGGTCTCCTCTAATATATCTACAATAGAACCGTTGAGAAGAGCCGTAAAGCCACTGTGAACCGTCACTCCttcatctttacatcttttcaaaaAATCTTTGGTCGTGTTCTTGTCCAAGTCTTTGATCATCACCTTGGTCTTCACTTCAACCCCCTCTGGTGGAGGGTAAGCTTGAACTGTCAGTATTGGCTCCTTATTTTCATTTCTAGCTTCATTCAGAAGAGACTGGAGGTACTCGGGGTCTTGTTCTAGCTCAGCTTCTACTGCCGACAGTAATTTTTCTGTTTCCACTCCAGCCTCGCTCTCACCCAGCTGTTCCTCGTCATTAATGGTCTTCCCTTCAATGACGTCGTCCAAAATTTGTAGGAATAAGTCAACAATTTTCAAGTTGGACGTGCCATCAGCGATGCCATGATGGTTGCCGAGAACGAGGCTGCGGGTGTAAGGGAAGGCAGCCTGGAGTTCTGGCATGGGGCACTGAATGCCTTCCCTTGCTCGTACCAGCCTAGCCCTCCACAGTGGACCTTTAGGCGAGTTAAATCCTTTGCCCAGCATATCTTCCATCACCTTCAGCGGATCAGTGGCCTCGATTACCTAATGAGATATTGTATTTAGTCATTAAATTATATTCATCCTTATTCTTATCATACCGTTTTTAGAtcaaaggaagcaaatgaaactgTCCTACCTGAAAATCTATCTCCTCCTTGTCCATCTCGCAAGCCCACAGGGTCCCTTCACGGAGACGAAAACATAGCCTTAGTGTGGGGACCTTCCTGCCAGAAAATCATTTATATGAGCATTTTCTTTTTACCATACATATAAAAAGAGGGGTTGGTAACTGAATTAAGCGAACATAGATAAATCATTTTAACTGAGATTTGATATTTAGGAAAGAATGTTTTCTAAAATATGATTCAAGTATTTCTAAGCTGAGACCTAATTCCCCAATGCATAAACCTGTCTATACTGGAGTTCAACTACGAAATAAGTCTAATCTTTTCAAATAGTAAAATACACTTTATAGTACCTTAGCCATCTACCTTTATCTTACTTTACATTCGCATGTGACAAGATgcgagtgtgtttatgtgtacgaTTATAGGTGCTTGTTTAAATTATTAACCTATCCTTCATGCACAGTCATCCCTCAAAAATGACATGCAAAAAAACCAACGAACCAAAACTCACCCCTAAACACGAGACAAGAAAAATGTACACAAAATCTACCTAAAAATAACTGCTCATCCACCCTTCACTCTCACTGATACAAGCAATGTAATTAAAGCCTTCGAGGACTCTACTAAAACTATGAACAATCGCGTTCGATAAATCTATTCAGAATTTTGAGCCGATTTGGTGAGCATGCGTTATATTTCAAAACAAACGCAAAATCACCTGGCAATAAAGCCCCATGAAATGTACGTATGTCTGTACGCAAAAGCAGTGATGCAAGAATAGTTTACAGAGTAGTACCAATTAAGAACACTGACTATCTACGCAGCCAATGAAATGACGGCATTCACCAGGGAAAAATAGCGATTGGGAACCAATTGTGTGAAACAGCCTACTAGTCAATAGGCATCTGTAGATAAGATGTATGGACCTATAAAAGAGTGAAAAATATGGATCTATAGAggtttgtgagtgtgttttaGAGGATTACAGACCTATAGAGGTGTACGAGAGCCTTCCTGACGTGGTTGTCCTGCAGGGGCGCGGCGCTGCTCAGGGTCACCAAATACGATGTCAATACAAGGTCCTTCTTTTGAATGTCATCGAATGCTAATTCAATCTTGGAGGCGGGCCTAAGCCACTGGCACTTCTCATTGCTGGCCATACTCGCTCACTTTCTGCAAAGACAATCATCTTAATTTTCCTCGAGAATATCCCTTAATAAATGAAACAGTCACAGTGATGTATAGAATAACAATAAAGGTAAAAGTGTACGTCAAACACAAGCGTTTATATTATGTATTGGTGAAAATATATCGAACACCTTATTTACTGCGTTTGAATAAtgagtacctttttttttttaatctgggTTGGGTCTGTTTAAGGTAAGGTACTTACTGCTTAAACCAGGGAGTAAAAACTGTTCCACAGAAAAAGTACTCTGAGTCAACGATAGTTTCTTAGAAAGTCAGTAAATAAACTCAGgtccttaataataataataataataataataataatataacaataataatataattctcATACCTTTTCGGTTTCCCAGCTTAGCGGGGTAGCATGAGGAACTGGCTGAAACTTCGacaaaattattatcatcattattatcgggGATGAAAGGCTAAAAGCATGAATCCTGACTTGTAAGATAGCGTAGGTATGTACATTCCCCATGGTGAGCAAGTGCATTAAGACAACCATGACGGGGCCAAATTTGTCACTTTCTGTTCACTCCAAGGGGAAAATAAATTGAAGAAAAGTGACGCTGTCATGAAGCATAACATTCCCATGATCGGAATATTAAGTAATGCGTTATTACAAGAACCTACCAAGGTTAGGCAAACTGGAAACATCGATCCTCCAGGAACGGAACGCTCCGTCTTACATTGAGATGATCTTGCTGACTACTACAGCCATAGCTGAAAAGATGTAGAAGTGAACCTTCAGGAGAAGGTCTGAGCGAAACAGGAGAAAAAGTTCTCGAAGGCTGAAGAGCGACCAAGGACTCCCTTGAGCAGATTTAACGTCTTAGTTCTTAAGGAAAACGAATTCAAGCTTTTAACTCTTAAGCGAAGGCACAGTAGTTATCTTGTACTTCCTAGAAACAACAACTTTAGGGCAGATTAAAGCCTTAGTTCTTAAGTGGGGTAACTTTAAGGCAGACTTATTAAGGAATGTACACTTAATCCCTTAACTCTTAAAGCAAGCGCATTCAGAGCAATCGAACCCTTGAGTTCTTAGAACAGGCGAGCCTTAAGCTCAAATCAAGGGCTTCGATTCTGCTCAGGGGGGTTaaatcattgtgctcaaggggttaggcGAGTATGTTGAGTCTTTCCAGTCCATCAGCATTTGCCTGACTTCCTTAGGAAACTCGGCAACAGGAAGCAGTAAGTCATTGATAACTTCCTGTGAACCGACAGACAATATATGAAGGTAATGACGTAGCCCCCTACAGGCCTAGCCTTATCCGTTAATACAGCTACTTCAGGGGAATGTTATCGCGCCAACACCATAAATCTTCACTAGGCTTTACGAAATCATAAGTCTGCCTCCCCGCCCAGGCCAATCTGGTGACAACATCCTCTGATTCTTGGGTAAGTATTAAGTCTCCCGTCCAGCCAGAGGCGACCTGATAATTTAATCCCCTGACTTAAGGAATTTTGGAGACCATTAAACTGCCGTCCCATCACAGATTAACCTAATAAAAATTCCTTGACTCTGGGGATCATGGTGGCTCTCTGACCGAGGCCTAGGAATGCTGTAAActtctaataataataaattcttGTGTCCATACGTAAAGTGTGTTTCTAATACTTTCTTTGGAAGTAATAACAACTCCATCGCCTATACTCCTTGGGTCGTTGCGTAAGAGGTGTTATAGTTGAATTAAGAACCCAAAGAAGTCGGTGTGGAACGAAtctttagatgtgtgtgtgtgtgtgtgtgtgtgtgtgtgtgtgtgtgtgtaaatataactAATTAACAGCACCTATTCCTCCACTGTCCCCttcaaaatgtaaataaaagcatctTAATATCCCTGACttgtgacgattttttttttttttgttcaaacttCCCTTGGGTTTTACTGTCTCTCCTTCAGTAATGCTATTGCATTAGTTGAACGTACTACAGCGGAAATGGATGAATATGTCCTAGTTACCATAACCCGAACACAGGAAGCGATTTCTaatcattatgattttttttgtgcTAATGATGATTAAAATTTGGAACTGATATCTTTTGTTCTATTTAGTTATCATTTTAACAAAACCATTGTACTCCTGGCAGctccgacgagagagagagag
Coding sequences within:
- the LOC139767326 gene encoding uncharacterized protein isoform X1; translation: MASNEKCQWLRPASKIELAFDDIQKKDLVLTSYLVTLSSAAPLQDNHVRKALVHLYRKVPTLRLCFRLREGTLWACEMDKEEIDFQVIEATDPLKVMEDMLGKGFNSPKGPLWRARLVRAREGIQCPMPELQAAFPYTRSLVLGNHHGIADGTSNLKIVDLFLQILDDVIEGKTINDEEQLGESEAGVETEKLLSAVEAELEQDPEYLQSLLNEARNENKEPILTVQAYPPPEGVEVKTKVMIKDLDKNTTKDFLKRCKDEGVTVHSGFTALLNGSIVDILEETGMKQEAYHIKETHSINMRRYWPGDTSRALGCHISMFPNNVKTVANWRDNFWEYARTVHQSLHKSINEKSPVEFFYILWKLIGDALEETFSEELVPEHEYATANLRNADWLVPTDGKHVRLTHLVRATGNWKDCWVHMFHTFRGRFIYCLCYSAHIVAEETASHFVDQLFKNLKSVI
- the LOC139767326 gene encoding uncharacterized protein isoform X3, with the translated sequence MDKEEIDFQVIEATDPLKVMEDMLGKGFNSPKGPLWRARLVRAREGIQCPMPELQAAFPYTRSLVLGNHHGIADGTSNLKIVDLFLQILDDVIEGKTINDEEQLGESEAGVETEKLLSAVEAELEQDPEYLQSLLNEARNENKEPILTVQAYPPPEGVEVKTKVMIKDLDKNTTKDFLKRCKDEGVTVHSGFTALLNGSIVDILEETGMKQEAYHIKETHSINMRRYWPGDTSRALGCHISMFPNNVKTVANWRDNFWEYARTVHQSLHKSINEKSPVEFFYILWKLIGDALEETFSEELVPEHEYATANLRNADWLVPTDGKHVRLTHLVRATGNWKDCWVHMFHTFRGRFIYCLCYSAHIVAEETASHFVDQLFKNLKSVI